A window from Solanum stenotomum isolate F172 chromosome 5, ASM1918654v1, whole genome shotgun sequence encodes these proteins:
- the LOC125865277 gene encoding cationic peroxidase 1-like, translating into MASNSFIFLHVLVMFSLASIALSDSLSPSFYNHVCPQALPAIKRVVEDAVRKERRMGASLLRLHFHDCFVNGCDASILLDKTATIDSEKTAIPNNNSIRGFDVIDKIKSEVDKYCGRSIVSCADIVAVAARDSVVALGGPTWEVPLGRRDSTTASRTTANNDIPPPFLDLPALINNFKKQGLDEKDLVALSGGHTLGFAQCFTFRNRIYNETNIDPTFRRQRQANCPRSGGDSNLAPLDPTPALFDSKYFSDLRSKKGLLHSDQALFSGGKTDDLVEKYSKNLGMFSKDFVESMIKMGNIKPLTGKQGQIRVNCRKVN; encoded by the exons ATGGCTTCGAATAGCTTCATTTTTCTTCATGTTCTAGTCATGTTTTCTCTAGCAAGCATAGCACTTTCGGATTCTCTTTCACCTTCTTTCTACAATCATGTTTGTCCCCAAGCTTTGCCAGCCATTAAACGAGTCGTTGAGGATGCAGTCAGGAAAGAGAGGCGAATGGGTGCCTCTTTGCTACGTTTACATTTTCATGATTGTTTCGTCAAC GGGTGTGACGCTTCAATTCTTCTAGACAAAACAGCTACTATTGACAGTGAAAAGACTGCAATACCTAATAACAATTCTATTAGAGGATTTGATGTGATTGACAAAATCAAGTCGGAGGTTGATAAATATTGTGGACGTTCTATTGTGTCTTGTGCAGACATTGTGGCTGTTGCAGCTCGTGACTCTGTAGTTGCA CTAGGTGGACCAACATGGGAAGTTCCACTAGGAAGAAGGGATTCTACTACAGCAAGTAGAACCACAGCAAACAATGATATCCCACCTCCATTTTTGGACTTACCTGCACTTATCAACAACTTCAAGAAGCAAGGATTGGATGAGAAAGATCTCGTCGCTCTCTCTGGTGGCCACACTCTAGGATTTGCTCAGTGTTTCACCTTCAGGAATCGCATCTACAATGAGACTAACATTGATCCCACCTTTAGAAGACAACGCCAAGCAAATTGTCCACGTAGTGGAGGTGATTCCAATCTTGCTCCACTTGATCCAACACCAGCTCTTTTCGACTCAAAATATTTTAGTGACTTAAGGTCCAAGAAAGGGCTTTTACATTCTGATCAAGCACTATTTAGTGGAGGAAAGACCGATGATCTTGTTGAGAAATATAGTAAAAACTTAGGAATGTTCTCTAAAGATTTTGTTGAGTCTATGATTAAGATGGGAAATATCAAGCCATTGACAGGGAAACAAGGTCAAATTCGCGTAAACTGCAGGAAGGTGAACTAA